The following proteins are co-located in the Solanum pennellii chromosome 1, SPENNV200 genome:
- the LOC107031296 gene encoding F-box protein CPR1-like has translation MEKVEEKRMKILNEVMIDILKRLPAKSLIRLKCVSKSLYSLINNPDFIFIHYNYDSFSNQFIFLKRYIEIEESISEYSIYYNGKNMLSLHSNDESFKCIAENIEYEDNYIGVNVAGVCNGILCICSYRGIVLYNPMLREFWKLPPSNLPLLADLSPGKKINCCMDLATGIGFDTNTNDYKVVRILDPSNEFEDFDINSKFISKVEIYNLSTNCWRRLEDLECIIDSLHFSRVLFNKAYYWHGYLNIGHNCIISFDFSTESFQKHAYPEDLDGNRSESLSVLNQNLALIYYTEFYSPDMLVEQSFDIWIMKRESWVKEFTVGPMLIKKPLLVWKNGTELMIESKEGKLVSYNFFFQSTKELHTSGVQNTLEAFICKQSLISIKKERAKWS, from the coding sequence ATGGAAAAGGTGGAGGAGAAAAGGATGAAAATTCTCAATGAAGTGATGATAGACATATTGAAGCGATTGCCAGCAAAATCGTTGATACGATTAAAATGTGTATCCAAAAGTTTGTACTCATTGATAAATAACCCGGATTTCATCTTTATCCATTACAATTATGATTCTTTCTCTAATCAATTCATATTTCTCAAGCGCTACATCGAAATTGAGGAAAGCATCAGTGAGTACTCCATTTATTATAATGGTAAAAATATGTTGTCATTGCATTCAAATGATGAATCATTTAAATGTATAGCAGAAAATATCGAATATGAGGATAATTATATAGGTGTGAACGTTGCAGGTGTGTGTAATGGCATATTATGCATTTGTAGTTACAGGGGTATTGTTTTGTATAATCCAATGTTAAGAGAGTTTTGGAAACTCCCTCCTAGCAATCTCCCTCTTCTCGCTGACTTATCTCCTGGTAAAAAGATCAACTGCTGTATGGACCTAGCCACCGGAATTGGGTTTGACACTAACACTAATGATTATAAGGTTGTTAGAATCCTTGATCCCAGTAATGAATTTGAGGATTTTGATATTAACAGCAAGTTTATTAGTAAGGTAGAAATCTACAATCTAAGCACAAATTGTTGGAGAAGACTTGAGGATCTGGAATGCATAATAGATTCCTTACATTTTTCTCGTGTATTATTTAACAAAGCCTATTACTGGCATGGATATCTAAATATAGGTCATAATTGtattatttcatttgattttagCACAGAGTCATTCCAAAAACATGCATATCCTGAGGATTTAGATGGTAATAGAAGTGAGAGTCTATCTGTCTTGAATCAAAATCTAGCTTTGATTTATTATACCGAGTTCTATTCTCCAGACATGTTAGTTGAGCAATCTTTTGATATATGGATAATGAAGAGAGAGTCCTGGGTAAAGGAATTTACAGTTGGACCAATGCTCATAAAGAAACCTTTGTTGGTTTGGAAAAATGGCACAGAACTAATGATAGAAAGCAAAGAAGGAAAACTTGTGTCTTATAACTTCTTTTTCCAATCAACCAAGGAACTTCATACGTCTGGTGTACAAAACACACTCGAAGCTTTTATTTGCAAACAGAGCTTGATTTCCATTAAGAAAGAAAGAGCCAAGTGGTCTTGA